In a genomic window of Cuculus canorus isolate bCucCan1 unplaced genomic scaffold, bCucCan1.pri scaffold_54_arrow_ctg1, whole genome shotgun sequence:
- the LOC104063977 gene encoding LOW QUALITY PROTEIN: forkhead box protein J1-like (The sequence of the model RefSeq protein was modified relative to this genomic sequence to represent the inferred CDS: inserted 1 base in 1 codon; substituted 1 base at 1 genomic stop codon) translates to MAEGRLSHEQAGKDRGQEGIVRESPHKHDSLPNLTWLLGFSITSTSMGNSSCCPSGPDLHNXYEGIPSFAVPCSPLGTDPACVGTPHTPCVPVSSSTSKTEHHIGSMHTQLVEGIDYKSNPYVKPPYSYTTLICMAMEASEEPHITLSAIYKWISDNFGYFRQADPAWKNSIRHNLSSNKCFIKVPQEKGKPGRGGFXKLDLQYADRLKSGAFKKQRMRPVQIHPASTEKAQQEAQRDSSPATSGCASKKVFSVSMESQQLLEEFEEFIKNQNRKAVDVKAGLKRKQPLPKQMAKVCRLSSCALLTQEEQTQLGSLKGDLDTDLNRDFSTSGDLEVTPSVSPKKHNPEVMVHGQHVDCPQGLEQVLAESNQNNLSLDESCMAASFLQHLFDEGTSDCLTNAFNVEQFFDINDISVPADGSDWSSLASLL, encoded by the exons ATGGCTGAAGGGCGGCTGAGCCAcgagcaggcagggaaggacagAGGGCAGGAGGGCATCGTGAGGGAATCGCCCCACAAGCACGACAGCCTGCCCAACCTGACGTGGCTGCTGGGCTTCTCCATCACCAGCACCAGCATGGGCaactcctcctgctgccccagcgGCCCGGACCTTCACAACTAATATGAAGGCATACCCAGCTTTGCCGTGCCGTGCTCACCCCTGGGCACTGACCCAGCATGCGTGGGAACACCCCACACTCCCTGCGTGCCCGTCTCCTCCTCTACCTCCAAGACAGAGCACCACATTGGGTCCATGCACACTCAGTTGGTGGAGGGCATTGACTACAAGAGCAACCCTTATGTCAAGCCACCCTACTCCTACACCACCCTCATCTGCATGGCGATGGAAGCCAGCGAGGAGCCCCACATCACCCTCTCCGCCATCTACAAGTGGATTTCTGACAACTTCGGCTACTTCCGTCAAGCTGATCCTGCGTGGAAG AACTCCATCCGGCACAACCTCTCCTCAAACAAGTGCTTCATCAAGGTGCCTCAGGAGAAAGGCAAGCCAGGGAGAGGTGGCT TGAAGCTTGACCTGCAATACGCTGACCGGCTCAAGAGCGGTGCCTTCAAAAAGCAGAGGATGCGCCCAGTGCAGATCCACCCAGCCTCCACCGAGAAAGCCCAGCAAGAAGCACAGCGTGACTCCTCCCCGGCCACTTCAGGCTGTGCCTCCAAAAAAGTCTTCTCTGTCAGCATGGagtcacagcagctgctggaagagtTTGAAGAATTTATCAAGAACCAGAACCGGAAGGCAGTGGATGTCAAAGCAGGGCTCAAGCGCAAACAGCCCTTGCCCAAGCAAATGGCCAAGGTGTGTCGgctctccagctgtgccttgctGACCCAGGAGGAGCAGACCCAGCTGGGATCCCTGAAAGGGGACTTGGACACGGACCTAAACAGGGACTTCTCCACTTCTGGGGATCTGGAGGTCACACCTTCTGTCAGCCCCAAAAAGCACAACCCTGAAGTGATGGTACATGGGCAACACGTTGACTGTccccaggggctggagcaggtcCTCGCTGAGTCCAACCAGAACAACCTGAGCTTGGACGAAAGCTGCATGGCCGcttccttcctgcagcatctcTTTGATGAAGGGACAAGCGATTGCCTTACCAATGCTTTCAATGTGGAGCAGTTCTTTGACATCAACGATATATCTGTACCAGCAGATGGAAGTGACTGGAGCAGCCTTGCATCCCTCTTGTAA